From the genome of Gracilibacillus salitolerans, one region includes:
- a CDS encoding IS3 family transposase, whose protein sequence is MFKYEGPLNDNAVAEATFKIIKTDLTFDSLEELKRELYYYVHWFNHIRIHEALGYISPINSKLEHLKKVV, encoded by the coding sequence ATCTTTAAGTATGAAGGTCCGTTAAATGACAATGCCGTAGCTGAAGCAACGTTTAAAATCATCAAAACAGATTTAACATTTGATAGTTTAGAAGAATTAAAAAGGGAATTATATTACTATGTCCACTGGTTTAATCACATACGAATTCATGAGGCATTAGGTTATATAAGTCCGATCAATTCCAAACTTGAACACCTTAAAAAAGTTGTCTAG
- a CDS encoding DinB family protein, with translation MLKLLQYNWQVRDDWFTWCENIPEKELLKKRVGGFGSILHTLFHIVDVEYMWILGLRGEPVPEEPSFENYASLQKIKNLSSQYREKVEPFVTSWTNEMDSQTLSETDFNNEPISSRDEPIRRRVIECSHGEIIRHVIVHEIHHIGQLSIWAREIGKEPVSANLRGRGLFNN, from the coding sequence ATGTTGAAACTACTTCAATATAACTGGCAAGTTCGTGATGATTGGTTTACATGGTGCGAAAACATACCAGAGAAAGAACTATTAAAGAAACGAGTCGGTGGGTTCGGCAGTATCCTACATACCCTGTTTCACATTGTAGATGTGGAATATATGTGGATCTTAGGTTTGCGGGGTGAACCAGTACCTGAGGAACCATCTTTTGAGAATTATGCTAGCTTACAAAAAATAAAAAATCTTTCAAGTCAATACCGTGAAAAAGTTGAGCCATTTGTGACATCTTGGACAAATGAAATGGATTCTCAGACACTTTCAGAAACTGATTTCAATAATGAACCGATTAGCTCTAGAGACGAACCAATCAGGCGCCGAGTAATTGAATGTTCACACGGAGAGATCATACGTCATGTCATTGTCCATGAAATCCACCATATTGGCCAGTTATCTATATGGGCACGTGAAATAGGAAAAGAGCCTGTATCCGCAAACCTAAGAGGGAGAGGGCTATTCAATAATTGA
- a CDS encoding VOC family protein translates to MKLDNIRLLVTEFDACLYFYQETLGFKRTWGEPGGDYASFDVGDGMVLALFRRKLMAEAVGTGNLPVSTQEQDNFALIFEVSDLEKTVHDIEWRGGKFVTSIEDKSLWGIRTVHLRDPDGNLIEFITTLPQHKWDESLIERDQTYK, encoded by the coding sequence ATGAAGTTAGATAATATTCGGCTACTTGTCACTGAATTTGACGCTTGTTTGTACTTTTACCAAGAAACCCTTGGATTTAAACGGACATGGGGAGAACCGGGTGGAGATTACGCAAGTTTTGACGTTGGGGACGGAATGGTGTTAGCACTCTTCAGAAGGAAGCTAATGGCAGAAGCCGTAGGAACAGGAAATTTACCAGTTAGCACGCAAGAGCAAGATAATTTTGCGCTAATCTTTGAAGTGTCAGATTTAGAAAAAACAGTACACGATATTGAATGGCGAGGCGGAAAATTTGTCACATCTATCGAAGATAAATCGCTCTGGGGAATAAGAACAGTCCATTTACGAGATCCAGACGGTAATTTAATTGAGTTCATTACAACACTACCTCAACACAAATGGGACGAGTCATTGATCGAAAGAGATCAGACCTACAAGTAA
- a CDS encoding AraC family transcriptional regulator — translation MHPRLTQWFTPLQFGNEKVRYKEYSPTVELRPFIACYWTVTSKQFAFDQKTQLKVLPDGCIDFVFHWHPSFGYVGNISGAMNQYADIPIHSGSDFIGIRFRPSGLRALFNVSVASYSDLSITLSDIDKVWTNIQYQLTETTDRISLLNTVLLQRLKQTTSVQNDASITNLLHRIYLHQGNIKVQKLAEKEFMSSRHVQRLFMDWIGLSPKTFCRIVRLQYSLRFLYEKHELMGAPISAEYGYSDQAHFIREFRTYTGMTPSNYMSDFFKTN, via the coding sequence ATGCATCCTCGTTTAACCCAATGGTTTACACCGTTACAGTTTGGCAATGAAAAGGTAAGATACAAAGAATACTCCCCTACTGTGGAGCTTCGTCCTTTTATAGCTTGTTATTGGACAGTAACGTCTAAACAATTTGCTTTTGATCAAAAGACCCAATTGAAAGTATTACCCGATGGCTGTATCGATTTTGTTTTTCATTGGCATCCATCCTTTGGGTATGTAGGGAATATTAGTGGTGCAATGAATCAGTATGCTGACATCCCTATTCATAGTGGTTCGGATTTCATCGGGATCCGCTTCCGTCCTAGTGGTCTTCGTGCACTATTTAACGTGTCTGTTGCTTCGTATAGTGATCTTTCTATTACTCTCTCTGACATAGACAAAGTATGGACGAACATACAATACCAGTTAACCGAAACAACTGACCGAATTTCCTTGTTAAATACCGTACTCTTACAGCGTTTAAAGCAAACAACAAGCGTACAAAATGATGCTTCCATTACAAACTTACTGCATCGTATTTATCTACATCAAGGAAATATAAAAGTGCAAAAGCTTGCCGAAAAAGAATTTATGAGTAGCAGACATGTACAGCGATTATTTATGGACTGGATAGGACTTAGCCCAAAAACATTTTGCCGGATTGTCCGCCTGCAGTATTCCTTACGTTTCTTATACGAAAAGCATGAATTAATGGGTGCACCAATCAGTGCTGAGTATGGCTATAGTGACCAAGCCCATTTCATTCGAGAATTCCGAACCTATACAGGGATGACACCATCCAATTATATGTCCGATTTTTTCAAGACAAACTAA
- the bioB gene encoding biotin synthase BioB, which yields MSIWQSLARKVLKGEELSDQEALSVLECPNDQLLNLLDSAYQVRKQYYGNKVKLNMIINTKSGLCPENCGYCAQSRDSTAPIEKYRMMDKETIVQGAKRAHERKAGTYCIVASGRGPSKRELATVTSAVEEIKQHYNIKVCACLGLLEPEQADQLKEAGVERYNHNINTSENHHDYITTSHSYYDRVATVNAAKTAGISPCSGVIVGMKEKKEDVIEMARALRELNADSIPINFLHAIDGTLLEGTNELTPTYCLKVLCLFRFINPTKEIRISGGREVNLRSLQSFGLYPANSIFIGDYLTTEGQAHLQDYKMIEDLGFEIDYVTTEEFV from the coding sequence ATGAGCATTTGGCAATCATTAGCAAGAAAAGTTCTTAAAGGCGAGGAACTATCAGATCAGGAGGCACTTTCCGTTTTAGAATGTCCGAACGATCAATTATTAAATCTACTAGATAGTGCCTACCAGGTTCGTAAACAGTACTATGGAAACAAAGTAAAGCTCAACATGATTATCAACACGAAATCGGGTCTATGTCCTGAGAATTGTGGGTATTGTGCTCAATCAAGAGATTCTACCGCCCCGATCGAAAAATATCGGATGATGGATAAAGAGACAATTGTTCAAGGGGCTAAAAGGGCGCATGAACGGAAAGCCGGTACATATTGCATTGTAGCCAGTGGTCGAGGCCCTTCCAAACGGGAGCTTGCTACGGTAACTTCAGCTGTTGAAGAAATCAAACAACATTACAATATCAAAGTTTGTGCATGTTTAGGACTATTAGAACCAGAACAAGCCGATCAATTAAAAGAGGCAGGTGTCGAACGCTACAACCACAATATTAATACCTCAGAAAATCATCATGATTATATTACAACAAGTCATAGCTACTATGACCGTGTAGCGACAGTAAACGCAGCAAAAACAGCGGGTATCTCGCCGTGTTCTGGTGTAATAGTCGGTATGAAGGAGAAGAAAGAGGATGTTATTGAAATGGCGCGAGCATTAAGGGAACTGAATGCCGATTCAATCCCAATTAATTTCCTGCATGCGATCGATGGAACATTACTAGAGGGGACAAACGAATTGACCCCGACGTATTGTTTAAAGGTTCTTTGTTTATTTCGTTTTATCAATCCAACAAAAGAAATTCGAATATCCGGAGGAAGAGAAGTTAACTTAAGAAGCCTTCAATCATTTGGACTTTATCCAGCTAATTCTATTTTTATAGGTGATTACTTAACAACAGAAGGACAAGCTCACTTACAAGATTATAAAATGATAGAAGATCTCGGCTTTGAAATCGATTATGTTACGACAGAAGAATTTGTATAA
- a CDS encoding biotin transporter BioY has protein sequence MQNNKRFTALDLTIGSVFIALMTVGANITSIAPFMVVGGVPITLQTFFAILAGLILGSRLGAISMLVYMLLGLAGAPIFAQFKGGASTLISPTFGFIVSFIVIAYVAGKLIEKKRSFPMYITAALIAMIINYLLGANWMYGAYMLWFDAPEGFSYKLVWYWLAVPLPKDIVLSIGAGIFAHRLEKSFISKSMFRKQQHQNVA, from the coding sequence ATGCAAAATAATAAACGCTTCACAGCACTTGATCTTACAATCGGCAGTGTCTTTATTGCCTTAATGACAGTAGGAGCAAACATTACATCGATTGCACCTTTCATGGTGGTAGGTGGTGTACCCATCACATTACAAACTTTTTTTGCTATCTTAGCAGGACTTATTCTAGGTAGTCGATTGGGGGCCATTTCGATGCTCGTATATATGTTACTAGGTTTGGCGGGTGCCCCTATTTTTGCCCAATTTAAAGGTGGTGCTTCAACTCTTATATCACCAACTTTTGGTTTCATTGTTTCTTTTATAGTAATAGCATATGTTGCAGGTAAACTGATAGAGAAGAAACGGAGCTTCCCCATGTATATCACTGCTGCACTTATAGCGATGATCATTAACTACCTTTTAGGGGCTAATTGGATGTATGGAGCCTATATGCTTTGGTTTGATGCTCCTGAGGGATTCTCTTACAAACTAGTGTGGTATTGGTTGGCTGTTCCTTTACCTAAGGATATCGTGCTATCGATTGGAGCAGGAATATTTGCTCATCGGCTAGAAAAAAGTTTCATTTCTAAAAGTATGTTTCGAAAACAACAACATCAAAATGTTGCTTAA
- a CDS encoding YHYH domain-containing protein codes for MKKNLLFLIIVLILIPFHSTLEAHSGRTDSSGGHNCSAKSIAKGLCTDYHYHNGGGSSSSGSSSSSSSNIPKEPSGPTLEEIEAQDKTKGEEDGYSVGVDDGYNGAKENETIDTSSNAYQEGYSVGYNKGFEEGKKNLNSEKEKAYDAGYDAAIEGLKEAKHSENDLVQASYKEGYEKATAEIEAAKKEEYYTTGYEDGKVDVNNEPKDTKTIFIESYNKGYEKGQKELKDQYIKLGYEAAFTTLEYKKPDLEKEKYINWYKDGFNSNEEIDKIKDEAYKLGLNGDVYDLPKEYEKSEVIFSHHFEIGQKEYEVEKKENTQQTTFGLSVIFLGWLARRFYVARKIIS; via the coding sequence ATGAAAAAAAACTTGCTATTCTTAATAATTGTTCTTATATTGATTCCTTTCCATAGTACTTTGGAAGCCCATTCAGGGAGAACAGATAGTAGTGGGGGGCATAATTGTTCTGCAAAATCAATAGCTAAAGGACTTTGTACAGATTACCATTATCATAATGGTGGAGGTAGCTCATCATCAGGAAGTAGTTCTTCTTCAAGTTCAAATATACCAAAAGAACCAAGTGGACCAACCCTAGAAGAAATCGAAGCTCAAGATAAAACAAAGGGTGAGGAAGATGGATATTCTGTAGGTGTGGATGATGGATACAATGGAGCTAAAGAAAATGAAACTATTGATACGAGTTCAAATGCATATCAAGAGGGATACTCTGTTGGTTATAATAAGGGATTTGAAGAAGGAAAAAAGAATTTAAACTCAGAAAAAGAAAAAGCCTATGATGCAGGATATGATGCAGCTATTGAAGGTTTAAAGGAAGCGAAACATTCAGAAAATGATTTAGTTCAAGCATCCTATAAAGAGGGGTATGAAAAAGCAACTGCTGAGATTGAAGCAGCAAAAAAAGAAGAATATTATACAACAGGTTACGAAGATGGAAAAGTAGATGTGAATAACGAACCAAAGGATACTAAAACTATTTTTATAGAATCGTATAATAAGGGTTACGAAAAAGGGCAGAAAGAACTAAAGGATCAATACATAAAACTAGGGTATGAAGCGGCTTTTACTACGTTAGAATACAAAAAGCCAGATTTAGAGAAAGAAAAATACATTAATTGGTATAAAGATGGTTTTAATTCAAATGAAGAAATAGATAAAATCAAAGATGAAGCATATAAATTAGGGTTAAATGGTGATGTATATGATTTACCTAAGGAGTATGAAAAGTCTGAAGTAATATTCAGTCATCATTTTGAGATTGGACAGAAGGAATATGAAGTGGAAAAAAAAGAAAACACTCAACAAACTACATTCGGACTAAGTGTTATTTTTTTAGGTTGGCTAGCTAGAAGGTTCTATGTAGCAAGAAAAATAATCAGTTAA
- a CDS encoding solute symporter family protein: MNFTYFIFFVVIVIGTLVITHWAAERSRTAHQFYVAAGSLSGMQNGMAIAGDFISAASFLGITGLIALYGYDGFLYATGFLISYVILLLLIVEPIHRLGTYSVADVVTTRFPGDRMRAAVAISGICISVLYMIPQLVASGLLIRLLLGVDFRVAVCIIGVLMTVYVAFGGMLATSWVQIIKTVLLMGGTLLVVFILLSWMNWDFFGLITEAVEQSPHEESLFYPGNLFTNSIEKISLTLTLMLGTSGLPHILIRFLTVKNAKQARVSAMSASWIIGLFYIMTLILGVGAIALVESETLIQADASGNLAALLLADAVGGDFLIAFVMAVAFATIIAVVTGLIFAATSSFAHDIYYHIWKNKKVEEKKQLQVARLVAVVIGFLSILLSIGMEESNVAFLVSITFAIAASTLFPLLILTFYWKRFNRIGGYTALLSGFLISIILVVSGPEGIGIFPLSNPGILSIPAGFAGGVIGSMVGKKDEKNYEDLIMKLYSDKQEVVSHD, encoded by the coding sequence ATGAATTTCACCTACTTTATTTTTTTCGTCGTTATCGTGATTGGTACGCTGGTCATTACCCATTGGGCAGCAGAGCGGAGCAGAACAGCTCATCAATTTTATGTGGCAGCAGGCAGTCTGTCTGGTATGCAAAATGGTATGGCAATTGCCGGTGATTTTATCAGTGCCGCCTCATTTCTTGGCATCACCGGACTGATAGCGCTCTATGGCTATGACGGATTCTTGTATGCGACAGGTTTTCTTATTTCCTACGTCATACTATTACTATTAATCGTGGAACCGATTCATCGTCTTGGTACCTATTCGGTTGCAGACGTTGTCACCACCCGCTTTCCCGGGGACAGGATGCGTGCTGCTGTAGCTATTAGCGGTATTTGTATTTCGGTTTTGTATATGATCCCACAGCTCGTAGCTTCTGGTTTATTGATTCGTCTTTTACTGGGGGTAGATTTTCGAGTAGCAGTGTGTATTATCGGTGTGTTAATGACGGTGTATGTAGCATTTGGTGGAATGCTGGCGACATCTTGGGTGCAGATTATAAAAACTGTACTGCTGATGGGTGGAACATTACTCGTTGTTTTTATTCTACTGTCCTGGATGAATTGGGATTTTTTTGGCCTTATAACGGAAGCGGTAGAGCAAAGTCCACATGAGGAATCGCTTTTTTATCCTGGAAATCTGTTCACTAACTCAATAGAGAAAATTTCACTTACCTTAACTTTAATGCTTGGAACCTCAGGTCTTCCACATATACTAATTCGGTTTTTAACGGTAAAAAATGCAAAACAGGCAAGGGTATCTGCCATGTCTGCCTCATGGATTATTGGCTTGTTTTATATCATGACACTTATTTTGGGTGTGGGAGCCATCGCACTTGTTGAGAGTGAAACATTGATACAAGCGGACGCAAGTGGAAATCTAGCAGCTTTATTGTTAGCAGATGCGGTTGGTGGTGATTTTCTAATTGCCTTTGTGATGGCAGTGGCCTTTGCAACTATCATTGCTGTTGTAACCGGTCTGATTTTTGCTGCAACTTCCTCTTTTGCGCATGATATCTATTATCATATTTGGAAGAATAAAAAGGTCGAAGAGAAAAAACAGCTACAGGTTGCTAGGCTCGTTGCTGTCGTGATCGGGTTCTTGTCCATCCTCTTATCAATAGGAATGGAAGAGAGTAATGTCGCTTTTCTTGTATCGATTACGTTTGCGATTGCTGCTTCCACGCTATTTCCTTTACTGATTCTTACTTTTTATTGGAAACGATTTAACCGAATCGGTGGCTATACAGCACTATTAAGTGGTTTTCTTATATCAATCATTCTAGTTGTCTCAGGTCCAGAGGGGATCGGCATCTTCCCACTCTCAAACCCTGGTATTCTATCGATTCCAGCCGGCTTTGCTGGTGGTGTGATTGGTTCCATGGTAGGAAAGAAGGACGAGAAAAACTATGAAGATCTTATTATGAAATTGTACAGCGACAAACAGGAGGTTGTATCGCATGATTGA
- a CDS encoding LytS/YhcK type 5TM receptor domain-containing protein → MIDLTIVLFERIGLLLLAAFMLTQIPGFRSLLDRDIAIDTVIYLAIVFGFIGILGTHTGVLIQMDTLVLESRITDVTSSEVLIGFSTVVVMIAGLLGGPYVGLCTGGITGIYLAFIGGDAWIANSLINPLAGLITGWTGQFFSDERVIAPGKALFIGMFPPVLHMGFLLIFISDHEKGVELVNTIGIPLVITNAVALAIFTMVIRAALNETEREAAIETNRALSIAEKALPILQDASLISNANKMAKLLYDELDVAAIAITDKEKVLSHVGLADDHHRLGEPLKMRLSHKALDTGDIQVAYDREGIQCRFEACPLKTAIMVPIYRSGEVIGLINLYFRHSQQIRAVEIELAKGLGTIISNQISGFEAERMKELLKEAEIRNLQAQINPHFLFNTFNLLHSLMRVNQEKARHILIQLSHYMRANLSIASKTLIPLKDELAHVNAYVEIVTARFMDQLIINIHIDPDLEDVLIPPATLQPLIENCIQHGLKDKQMKGRIDLTITRKKEWVYIEVRDNGKGFSDNILTLLGTEPMDQQNGNGTALYNINERLKGIMGEKSQLYFHNYPEKGSSVSFKIVVHTRSGINEDLRNDCRR, encoded by the coding sequence ATGATTGACCTCACCATTGTTTTGTTTGAACGAATCGGTCTGCTTTTGTTAGCAGCATTTATGTTAACACAAATACCGGGATTCCGTTCATTATTAGACAGAGATATTGCCATCGATACTGTGATTTATCTAGCGATTGTTTTTGGGTTTATTGGGATATTAGGAACGCACACGGGTGTGTTAATCCAAATGGATACGTTAGTGCTCGAATCAAGAATTACCGATGTGACCTCTAGTGAGGTGTTGATCGGTTTCAGTACGGTAGTGGTCATGATTGCTGGTCTGCTTGGTGGACCATATGTTGGCCTTTGTACAGGGGGTATTACCGGGATCTACCTTGCATTTATTGGTGGAGATGCTTGGATAGCAAATAGTTTAATTAACCCATTGGCGGGATTAATTACGGGGTGGACAGGTCAGTTTTTTTCGGATGAGCGGGTCATTGCACCAGGGAAGGCATTATTTATTGGTATGTTCCCACCGGTATTGCATATGGGCTTTTTGTTGATTTTTATTTCTGATCATGAAAAAGGTGTAGAGTTGGTAAATACAATAGGTATCCCACTTGTGATTACCAATGCTGTGGCTCTTGCCATTTTTACGATGGTAATCCGTGCTGCGCTTAATGAAACGGAAAGAGAAGCAGCGATTGAAACCAACCGAGCTTTATCCATTGCTGAGAAAGCACTGCCGATTCTTCAGGATGCTTCCTTAATCTCTAATGCGAACAAAATGGCGAAGCTTTTGTATGATGAACTTGATGTTGCTGCTATTGCGATTACAGATAAAGAGAAGGTGCTCAGTCATGTAGGTCTTGCTGATGATCATCATCGATTAGGGGAGCCGCTCAAAATGCGACTATCGCATAAAGCACTTGATACAGGGGATATACAGGTTGCTTATGATAGAGAGGGAATCCAATGTCGCTTTGAAGCCTGTCCGCTGAAAACAGCGATAATGGTACCGATTTATCGTTCTGGTGAAGTAATCGGTCTGATTAATTTATATTTTCGACATTCCCAACAAATTCGGGCTGTAGAAATAGAACTTGCCAAAGGTCTAGGTACTATTATCTCCAACCAAATCAGTGGCTTTGAAGCGGAAAGAATGAAAGAACTTTTGAAGGAAGCGGAAATACGAAATCTTCAGGCACAGATAAATCCACATTTTCTATTCAACACTTTTAATCTGCTTCATTCTTTGATGCGAGTCAATCAAGAAAAGGCACGTCATATCCTTATACAGCTAAGTCACTACATGCGGGCGAATCTGTCCATCGCCAGCAAAACGTTAATCCCTTTAAAAGATGAACTCGCACACGTGAATGCCTATGTGGAAATTGTAACTGCGCGTTTCATGGATCAGTTAATCATTAACATACACATTGATCCAGATCTCGAAGATGTATTGATACCACCGGCAACATTGCAGCCCCTCATTGAAAATTGTATTCAACACGGGCTAAAGGATAAACAGATGAAAGGAAGAATTGATCTAACAATTACCCGAAAAAAAGAATGGGTATATATTGAAGTTCGAGATAATGGAAAAGGTTTTTCAGATAATATTCTTACATTACTCGGAACGGAACCGATGGATCAACAGAATGGTAATGGAACAGCCTTATATAATATTAATGAACGGTTGAAAGGTATTATGGGAGAAAAGAGTCAGCTGTACTTTCACAACTATCCAGAAAAAGGAAGTTCTGTTTCATTTAAAATAGTTGTTCATACAAGGAGTGGCATAAATGAAGATTTACGTAATGATTGCAGAAGATGA
- a CDS encoding LytR/AlgR family response regulator transcription factor: MKIYVMIAEDERLGREELFYLLEQEEDVIVCPSAENGEQLIQLYREYKPAVLFLDIHMPGLTGLEVAQTLRNEDGNEPVIVFTTAYDTYAVQAFDLQATDYLLKPFDKARFDTAMKRVREELQTKQHKKPKIDKLIISTDNKMLVVDPLQIGYAVREGRQLLLHTLTNEVIETKMNLKELEEKLSTFPFYRPHRSYLVNLDAIEEITPWFNGAYNIVIKDKNKSQVPMSRTVAKEFFDVLQGLN; encoded by the coding sequence ATGAAGATTTACGTAATGATTGCAGAAGATGAACGTCTTGGACGGGAAGAACTGTTCTATCTGCTCGAGCAGGAAGAAGATGTGATAGTATGTCCAAGTGCAGAAAATGGAGAACAATTAATCCAGTTATATCGTGAATATAAACCGGCTGTATTGTTTTTGGATATACATATGCCAGGCCTCACCGGTTTGGAAGTTGCACAGACATTGCGTAATGAAGATGGGAACGAGCCAGTCATTGTATTTACTACTGCCTATGACACCTATGCTGTTCAGGCATTTGACCTTCAAGCGACAGATTACCTATTAAAACCTTTTGATAAAGCTCGTTTTGACACCGCTATGAAACGAGTTAGAGAAGAGCTACAAACGAAGCAACATAAAAAGCCAAAAATTGATAAGCTGATTATTTCTACTGATAATAAAATGTTGGTTGTTGATCCATTGCAAATCGGCTATGCAGTCCGTGAAGGAAGACAGCTGCTTTTACACACGTTAACGAACGAAGTCATTGAAACGAAAATGAATTTGAAGGAGCTAGAGGAAAAATTGTCCACATTTCCTTTTTACCGGCCGCATCGAAGTTATCTGGTAAACCTTGATGCGATCGAGGAGATTACTCCATGGTTTAACGGAGCCTATAACATTGTGATTAAAGATAAAAATAAATCGCAAGTTCCAATGAGTAGAACGGTAGCCAAAGAATTTTTTGATGTATTACAGGGATTAAATTAA
- a CDS encoding DUF4212 domain-containing protein, with protein sequence MIQTLNEKQKWYWKKNIQLIIGLLIVWFMVGLGAGVLFAEPLSNVQFLNVSLSFWFAHQGSILVFIILILTYAIRMDKLDKQYKEMVKNENEA encoded by the coding sequence ATGATTCAAACACTCAATGAAAAACAGAAATGGTATTGGAAGAAAAATATCCAACTGATCATAGGATTGCTTATTGTATGGTTTATGGTTGGTCTTGGTGCCGGAGTTCTATTTGCTGAACCTCTCTCCAATGTCCAATTTTTAAATGTGTCGTTATCGTTTTGGTTTGCACATCAAGGTTCGATATTGGTGTTTATCATACTAATACTCACGTATGCGATTCGCATGGATAAACTTGATAAGCAATATAAGGAAATGGTAAAGAACGAAAATGAGGCTTAG
- a CDS encoding sodium:solute symporter family protein, whose product MSVEAITIILVLITFAVYTGIGWWSRVRDTSNFYVAGQGVPTVANGAAIAADWMSAASFISMAGLVAFLGYDGTIYLMGWTGGYVLLALLLAPYLRKFGKFTVPDFIGDRFYSSSARAVAAVATIFISLTYISGQMRGVGIVFSRYLQVDIVVGVLIGMAIVGFFALLGGMKGVTWTQAIQYFVIIIAFLIPAFAISFQLTGNPIPQLALTSSDIVDRLGQIQVDLGMTEYMVPFTDLSMINVFMVTLALMAGTAGLPHVIVRFYTVKSVRAARWSAVWAIIFIGLLYLTAPAVGAFAKYNLIDTIADQPLEEVQNIEWVSKWETTGLLQLDDVNGDGVVNFTGGEDNEVSIDGDIIVLSTPEVANLAPFIIALVAAGGLAAALSTASGLLITMTSAVSHDIYYRIFNKGASESQRLRVGRITLLIALGIAAYVGINPPGFAGEVVALAFGLGAASLFPVILLGIFDKRMNKEGAIAGIITGLSFTLIMIGAILSQSIIGTDEPILDSFFGINAQGVGVVGMVLNFVVSFIVSRMTPEPPKDIQELIENVRAPEIDE is encoded by the coding sequence ATGAGTGTTGAAGCTATTACGATTATTCTGGTACTTATTACGTTTGCTGTTTACACGGGAATTGGTTGGTGGTCAAGGGTTCGTGATACTTCCAATTTTTATGTCGCAGGACAGGGTGTTCCAACTGTAGCGAATGGTGCTGCCATTGCTGCGGACTGGATGTCTGCCGCATCCTTTATTTCGATGGCAGGACTAGTTGCATTTTTAGGCTATGATGGAACGATTTACTTAATGGGGTGGACCGGGGGATATGTACTTTTAGCATTATTGCTCGCTCCATATTTACGTAAATTCGGAAAGTTTACGGTTCCTGACTTTATTGGTGACCGTTTTTATTCAAGTAGTGCCCGTGCAGTAGCAGCAGTTGCAACGATTTTTATCTCGCTTACGTATATTTCCGGACAAATGCGTGGGGTAGGGATAGTTTTTAGTCGTTACTTGCAGGTAGATATTGTCGTAGGGGTTCTAATTGGAATGGCCATTGTTGGATTTTTTGCATTATTAGGTGGAATGAAGGGTGTAACCTGGACACAAGCCATTCAATATTTTGTTATTATTATCGCTTTTTTAATCCCTGCGTTTGCGATTTCTTTTCAGTTAACAGGTAATCCTATTCCACAGCTTGCCTTAACAAGCAGTGATATTGTCGATCGTCTGGGGCAGATTCAAGTAGATCTCGGTATGACTGAATATATGGTGCCGTTTACCGATTTATCCATGATTAATGTCTTTATGGTGACATTAGCTTTAATGGCGGGGACTGCTGGTCTACCCCATGTTATCGTCCGTTTCTATACTGTTAAAAGTGTCCGTGCTGCACGTTGGTCAGCAGTTTGGGCGATCATATTTATAGGACTTCTCTATTTAACTGCGCCTGCTGTTGGTGCGTTTGCTAAATACAATTTAATCGATACGATAGCAGATCAGCCATTAGAAGAAGTTCAGAATATTGAGTGGGTAAGTAAATGGGAAACAACAGGTCTCTTACAATTAGATGATGTAAATGGTGATGGAGTGGTGAATTTTACTGGTGGTGAAGACAATGAAGTCTCTATTGATGGAGATATTATCGTGTTATCCACTCCGGAAGTAGCAAATCTAGCACCTTTTATAATCGCGTTGGTTGCGGCCGGAGGGCTAGCCGCGGCATTGTCAACTGCGTCAGGGTTATTAATTACGATGACAAGTGCTGTATCGCATGATATTTACTATCGGATTTTTAATAAAGGAGCCTCGGAATCACAACGCCTGCGAGTTGGTCGGATTACATTATTAATCGCACTGGGCATCGCGGCATATGTTGGAATTAATCCTCCAGGGTTTGCCGGTGAGGTTGTAGCACTTGCCTTTGGTTTAGGTGCAGCAAGTTTGTTCCCGGTTATTCTGTTAGGTATCTTTGACAAGCGGATGAATAAAGAAGGTGCGATCGCTGGTATCATTACTGGTTTGAGTTTTACACTGATCATGATTGGTGCCATACTCTCCCAATCTATTATTGGAACGGATGAACCAATTTTAGATAGCTTCTTTGGTATTAATGCTCAAGGTGTCGGAGTAGTAGGCATGGTGCTAAACTTTGTTGTCAGCTTTATTGTTTCTAGGATGACTCCAGAACCGCCTAAAGATATCCAGGAATTAATTGAAAATGTACGTGCGCCTGAAATAGATGAGTAA